One Desulfomonile tiedjei DNA window includes the following coding sequences:
- a CDS encoding 3'-5' exonuclease, whose product MTSRWSWLWARSPAKHEFLRQNESLFASFEQGRPIEDYEFVCFDTELTGLNPRRDTIVSIGAVRIKDLRIVVGDNFFTYVHPERDLPKDSTLIHQITPEQLENAPKLGSVLPAFVEFCGEALLVGHYVNLDMAFVNKAMRKAMGGTLHNPCVDSMRLAQAFHEHRHRTYNGRPIATASYNLTHLAEEFDLPRFTKHDALEDALQTAYLFLFLVKNLRAEGFVTLKDFYRAGKTGPHQF is encoded by the coding sequence GTGACATCAAGGTGGTCATGGCTCTGGGCCCGCTCTCCGGCCAAACATGAGTTTCTCCGGCAAAACGAAAGCTTGTTTGCAAGTTTCGAGCAGGGCCGGCCGATCGAAGACTACGAATTCGTCTGCTTCGATACCGAGTTGACCGGCTTGAATCCCCGGCGGGACACAATAGTCTCCATAGGGGCGGTCCGAATCAAGGACCTCCGAATTGTGGTGGGAGACAACTTCTTCACTTATGTTCATCCGGAGCGAGACCTTCCCAAGGACAGCACCCTGATTCACCAGATCACACCGGAACAATTAGAAAATGCGCCGAAACTCGGCAGCGTATTGCCGGCATTCGTGGAGTTCTGTGGAGAGGCCCTACTTGTAGGGCACTACGTAAATTTGGACATGGCCTTCGTCAACAAAGCGATGCGTAAGGCAATGGGAGGAACGCTACACAACCCTTGTGTGGACTCCATGAGGTTGGCCCAGGCATTTCACGAACACAGGCATCGAACATACAACGGCCGCCCGATTGCCACTGCCTCCTATAATCTGACTCACTTAGCCGAAGAATTTGACCTGCCCCGTTTCACAAAGCATGACGCTCTGGAAGATGCACTACAGACGGCGTATCTTTTCCTTTTCCTGGTCAAGAATCTTCGAGCGGAAGGCTTCGTAACGTTGAAAGACTTCTACCGGGCCGGGAAGACGGGTCCACACCAGTTTTGA